GCTATGCTGATATGCTCAGATGGCAGGATGCGTCCCTTGTACACGATGTATATGGCTATGATAAAGCATTGTTGTCAAACCCTGCCAGCCCTGCTACATGGACATTTAAACAAATAAAAGTGGAAACAAGAACTTTCGATGCGTCAAAAGGATGGTTGTGGCCCATTCCCCAGGCTGATATAGATATCAATAAAAACTTGCTTCCAAATAATCCAGGCTATTAACGGCCCTGATACTACATTAATTTCCAAAGTGATCCGGAATATTCAGCGTCCGGATCACTTCTGAAATAGTTTGTTTTGCCTGAATTTTTTCACCAAACCCAAATATCTCCGTTATGAAAAGAAACCCAATTATTCTATTCATCTGCTTACTAACTATCTTAACTTCCTGTTCAAAAAAGGAAACGGCCCTGGACAAGATCCCGGCTTCTTCACTTACTGCGTTGGCTACCAGTACTCCGACAAATACAAATAGTTTGCGGGGAATTAACTGGGCTGACCCTAATGGCAATGAAGCACCCTCAAGGGTTGTTACGCCAAGCGGACTATCCTCTACCATAACGGCAGCAAATGCTGCGGCCGTAGGAAAACGAATTGCCGATTCTTTAAAACAGGCCGGCGGTACAACCATACGAATGCCTATCACTCCGCTAACTGCCAGTAATATATCTTATTGGCCTGTATACCAGGCGGCTATTAATGCGATCGTAACAGAAGGTTGTAATGTTATACTCTGCTATTGGCCTGACGGCGTACATCATGTTCCTGACACTACCCAATGGTATACCATGTGGAAAAAAGTGGATACTGTTTATAAAAACAATGCTGCTGTACTTTATGAACCGATCAATGAACCTGTAGATTATTCCAGCACTAATCTTTGCAACCTTTATGCAAATTTCTTAAATCAGCTTAATCCTGCTTCCTGGAAATGTATTCTGGATGGAACAGGATATGCAGGAGAAGTGATCTCTGTAGGTAATGACAGCCGGCTAACCAGTCAATATCTTGGACTCCATTGTTACTGGTGGTTTTATGGATCTTATAATGTATGGTCAAGTTACTATAATATCGTATCAGGTAAAGTGGGAACATACGCCTCCAGAACTGTAATTACGGAAGTAGGCGTTGAAACTTTTCGTAAAATCAGTTTCTGGTGGCAGTGGGATACAGGCGTATATGAAGACCAGGCATTCCTGACAGGATCCCTGGCCTATTCAAAAGATAACCTGATTGGCACTATTGCCTGGTCAGGCGTAAATGATATTGACACCTATCGCTGGTTTTCGGCCAACAATAATCTTGTGGAAGTGAATCCTGGTTGTGCCAATATGTTCAGATGGTCATGGGGCCTTACTGCAACACCAAAATGGCAGGGACCAATCGCTGACGGGAGATTTAAACTGCAGAACCGGGCAAGCAACCTGATGCTTGATAATCTTGGAAGTACAACAGATGGGGCCAGTGTAGCCCAATGGCAAGATGGAACAAGTGCCAATCAGCAATGGAATGTAAGTTATACAGATGGTTATTATACTTTGAGTTGCGCCACCGGGAAAAATTGTCTTGATGTAGGTAGCAATACCAGCGATGGCTCTGCTGTTCAACAAAAAGCGCTAAGCTTTTCTAACAACAGCCAGCGATGGACATTTGTTTCTACCGGCGATGGTTATTATAAAGTAGTTAACCTCACTACAGGTAAATGCCTTGATACCGGTGGTCAGACTACAAACGGATCATCCCTGCAACAATGGTCTGGTAGTTCAAGTTATAACCAGCAATGGAAATTCATCCAGTTATAACAAAACATCATTAGGACTCTACCCAAAGGGCCAATTCCCTAAACAATTAAGAATATATAGCTCTCCCGAAAGGGCTATATATTCTTAGCAAAAACATCCCCTATATTACCGGCAATCCCAGACCACTACTTCAACATCCTCCCCACCGCCTCCGCATATGCCGCCCCAATCGGCACCACCATCTCCCCCACATACAAACTACTCCTATCCGCCCGCGTCACCTTCTCATTCGCCACTATAAAACTCCTATGCACCCTCGTAAACAACGCCTGTGGCAACAACGCCAACGCCTCCTGCATCGACAACCTTGACAACACCTTCTTCTCCTTCGTCACAAACGAAATATAATTCCCCGCACTCTCCAAATACAATATATCCCTCAACAAAATCTTATACTGCTCATACCCACTCTTCACCATCACATAATTAGGCGCATCCGCCCTCGCACTCTTCTCCATCATCTCCAACAATCCCCTCGCCTTATTACACGCTTTCAAAAACCTTTCTTCCGAAAATGGCTTCAACAAATAATCCACTGCATCCAACTCAAAACTCTGCACCGCATGCTCACTATAAGCCGTCGTAAATATTACCAACGGCCCTCCCGGCAGCGTAGTCATCAATTCCAACCCCGATATATC
This Chitinophaga sancti DNA region includes the following protein-coding sequences:
- a CDS encoding RICIN domain-containing protein, which encodes MKRNPIILFICLLTILTSCSKKETALDKIPASSLTALATSTPTNTNSLRGINWADPNGNEAPSRVVTPSGLSSTITAANAAAVGKRIADSLKQAGGTTIRMPITPLTASNISYWPVYQAAINAIVTEGCNVILCYWPDGVHHVPDTTQWYTMWKKVDTVYKNNAAVLYEPINEPVDYSSTNLCNLYANFLNQLNPASWKCILDGTGYAGEVISVGNDSRLTSQYLGLHCYWWFYGSYNVWSSYYNIVSGKVGTYASRTVITEVGVETFRKISFWWQWDTGVYEDQAFLTGSLAYSKDNLIGTIAWSGVNDIDTYRWFSANNNLVEVNPGCANMFRWSWGLTATPKWQGPIADGRFKLQNRASNLMLDNLGSTTDGASVAQWQDGTSANQQWNVSYTDGYYTLSCATGKNCLDVGSNTSDGSAVQQKALSFSNNSQRWTFVSTGDGYYKVVNLTTGKCLDTGGQTTNGSSLQQWSGSSSYNQQWKFIQL
- a CDS encoding LytTR family DNA-binding domain-containing protein — translated: MRLTAIAIDDEQVALSVIRTHAQQVEFVDMKGYFTDPFAALAQLEKEPVDLIFLDIKMPDISGLELMTTLPGGPLVIFTTAYSEHAVQSFELDAVDYLLKPFSEERFLKACNKARGLLEMMEKSARADAPNYVMVKSGYEQYKILLRDILYLESAGNYISFVTKEKKVLSRLSMQEALALLPQALFTRVHRSFIVANEKVTRADRSSLYVGEMVVPIGAAYAEAVGRMLK